From the genome of Streptomyces sp. NBC_01304:
CCGCTTGGGCCCGACCGCACTGGAGGGCTCCGCCTCGTCGACCTCGTAGTAAAGCTCCGTGCCGTCCTCGGCCTGCGCCTTGCCCGGCATGCCGCGCAGCGATCCGTACGGACCCGCCGAATCCAGGGCGAGCCGGGCCTTCTTGCGCATGCCGCGGCCGACGGTGAGCCGCTCGATCGCGACGCCGGCCGCCGCGCCCGCGGCGACCACGCCTATCGCGGCTCCGGCGACGCCGGCCCGGCGCCAGTTGGCAGCCGCGGCCGTGACCGCGCCCCCTGTGCTGGTCTCGCTCACGTGCCGTTCTCCTGCCCTGTTCGCCCGGCTGCTCGATGGTCGCTCGTTCTCAGAGGCTCACTCGTTCTCCGAGGGTCACTCGTTCACGTCACTCGTTCACATAGACGCGGGGAACGCGCGAACCGATGCGCGTCACGATCTCGTACGCGATCGTGTCCGCGGCCTGCGCCCAGTCCTCGGCGGTCGGCTCGCCCCGCTCGCCCGGGCCGAACAGCACGGCCTCGGCGCCCGCGGCCGGCTCGTCGCCGTCCAGGTCGACGACGAACTGGTCCATCGCGATCCGCCCGGCGGCCGTCCGCACCTTGCCGTCGACCAGCACGGGACCCTTCCCGGAGGCATGCCGCGGCAGTCCGTCGCCGTACCCGACGGGCACGAGCCCGAGGGTGGTGTCGCGGGGTGTGACGTAGTGATGCCCGTAACTGACGCCATGACCCCCGGGAACGCGCTTGACCAGCGCGAGCGAGGCCGCGAGCGTCATCACGGGCCGCAGCCCGAAGTCGGCCGGGGTGCCGATCTCGGGGCTCGGCGAGACGCCGTACATCGCGATGCCGGGACGGACGAGGTCGTAGTGCGTGTCCGGCAGGGTGAGCGTGGCCGGCGAGTTGGCGAGGTGGCGCACCTCGGGAGCGAGGCCCGCCTCGTCCGCGTACGACAGAGCCTGCTCGAAAACGCTGATCTGAGGGGCGATCGACGGATGACCGGGCTCGTCCGCGCAGGCGAAGTGCGACCAGATGCCGGTGACCTTGAGCAGGCCCTCGGCCTCGGCCTTGAGGCAGTGCTCGACGAGCTCGGGCCAGTCGGCGGGCTGCCCGCCGTTCCGCCCGAGTCCCGTGTCGATCTTGAGCTGGACCCGGGCCCGGCGACCCGCCGACTTCGCCGCGGCGACGACCTCGCGCAAGGCCCACATGCCACTGACCGTGACATCGACATCCGCCTCGATCGCGGCCCGCCAGGGCCCGCCCGGCGTCCACAGCCAGCACAGCACCCGCGCGTCGTCGAGGCCGATCCCGGCGGCGCGCAGGGCCAGCGCCTCCTGCGGCGTCGCGGTGCCCACCCAGGTCGCGCCCGCCTGAATCGCGGCCTTGGCGCAGGGCACCATCCCGTGGCCGTACCCGTCGGCCTTGACCACGGCCATGAATGCGGACCTCGGCGCCCGGGCACGCAGAGCTCGCACATTGGCGCGCAGCGCGGCCAGATCGATCTCCGCGCGGACGCGCAGGGGGGGCTCGACGTTCATCCGGCCAGTCTCTCAGAGGGTTATGACAGCTCGGTCTCCCTCACCTACGGCCTGCGTCCCCACACGTACACCCGGTCGCCCTTGCGCAGCACCGACCACAGCCGACGGGAGTCCGAGAAGCGCATGTTGACGCAGCCCGGGGAGCCCGGCGGGTTGTAGACGCTGCCGTAGATCGCGTGGAAGGCCTGGCCGCCGCTGAAGAACTGGCTGTACGGCATGGGGGTGCTGAAGAGGGTCGAGAAGTGGTTCTTGTGCCTCCAGTAGACCCGGTGCCAGCCGCCGCGCGTGGGCGTCTCGTGCTTGCCGGTACGCACCGGCACCGGCCCGAACACCACCTTCTTGCCCTGCTGCACCCACATCAGCTGCCGCGCCAGATCGACACAGGCGATCCGGTAGCCGCGCGTCGAGCACTTGCCGGCGGCGTTGGGGTTCCTGGTCGCGGCGAGGTAGCGCATCCGGGACCAGGTCACCGGTCCGGCGAAGCCGATGCTCGGGCGGATGCGCTGGGTGGCCTGGAACTTCCGGATCGCCCGGCAGTCCGGGCCCGACTGCCGTCCGTCCACCCGGAGCTTCAGATAGCGCTCGACCTGCCGCTGATACGGCCCGGTCCGCTTGCTGCACGTCACCGCGGCGGCAGCACTGCGCACGACCTCGCTCGGCGGCACGTACTCGATGAGCCCGTCCTCCAGCGCGGCCGGCGGCGCGAGCGGTTCGAAGGCGTCCTCGACCGCGCTCGGCTCGTACACGCGGGGCGGCAGCGCCTGGTCGGGGGTGTCCAACTGCCAGGGCTGGTACGGCGTGAGCGGAATGCCGGGGACCAGCTGCTGGGGCGGGGCGGGGACGGGTGGCCCGGGGTTCGCGGAGGCGGTGCCGGTGACGGTCACGGGGAGCGCTGCGGCGAGAACGAGGAGGACGGACAGGGCCCGCCGTCCGGTGGCGCCGATCGTGTGGCTGATCATGCGATCAGGAAAGCGCCACAAGCCCCTGGCCGGGTGTCAGGCACGCGGCCAGGTCGCCCTTTCAGCCCGCGCGCTCTCATCAGCCCGTCCGGCGTTTGAGGACAGAGGCCGAAGGCCGATCCGGGGGCCCGGGGCAAAGCCCCGCGACCTCACCCAACCCCCGCCCCACCCCACAGCAGAGCCCCACCCAAGCAAAGCCAAACCCAAGCAAAGCCAAACCCGCCCACGATCAACGCACAGCCACATCCCGCCAAGCCCCCGAAACCCCCTCCGCCACCCCCATCGCGGAGACCGGCGCCCCGTCAGCCGCCCGCCGCCCGGCCAACCCATGCAGATACGCCGCCACGGACCCCGCGTCCAGCGAGGAAAGCCCCGCCGACAGCAACGCCCCCGCCAGCCCCGCAAGCACATCCCCACTCCCCGCGGTGGCGAGCCACGAGGTCCCCGTCGGGTTGACCCGCACAGGCCCCCCGTCGGGCCCCGCCACCAACGTGGTCGACCCCTTGAGCAGCACGGTCGCCCGGAGCTCCCGCGCAAGCCGCCGCACAGCGGCAAGCCGGGCCCCCTCGACCTCCTCCCGGGACACCCCGAGCAACGCCGCGGCCTCCCCCGCATGCGGCGTCAGCAGGGTAGGAGCCGACCGGCCACGCAACGCAGCAGGGTCGGCCAGCCGCAGCCCGTCCGCGTCGAGCAGCACCGGCACATCCGCCGCGAGCACGTCCCTGACCCGCCCGGCGTCCTCGCCGATCCCGGGCCCCACCACCCACGCCTGAACCCGCCCGGCCTTGGACGGCAGCCCCTCCGAGACCAGGGCCTCCGGGAATCGCGCGATCACCGCGTCGGCCGCGGGTCCCACGTACCGCACGGCCCCGGCCCCGCCCCGCAACGCCCCGGCCACCGCCAGCACGGCCGCGCCCGGATAGCGGGCCGAGCCCGCCGCGATCCCGACGACACCGCGCCGGTACTTGTCGCTGGCGGGGCCCGGCTCGGGCAACAGGGCCGCGACATCCGCGTACTGCAGGGCCTCGAGCTCCGGCACCTCGGGCAGCGAGAGCCCGATGTCGACGAGCCGTACCGCACCCGCGTACTCCTTGGCCGGATCGATCAGCAGACCCTGCTTGTACGCCCCGAAGGTCACGGTCGCATCGGCCCGCACGGCTTCCCCGAGCACCTCGCCGGTGTCCGCCTCGACCCCGCTCGGCAGGTCGACGGCGACGATCGGGGCCCCGGACTCCCTTGCGGCGCAGGCGAGTTGGGCCGCGTCGGGCCGCAGCCCGCCCTTGCCCCCGATCCCGACGATGCCGTCGATCACGAAATCGGCCCGGTCGAGAACCCGCTCAACAGCCCCGCCGACCCCGACGGACGCCGCGTCCTGCACCCCGTCGACCACCGCGCCGCCGGCGGCCCGCAACGCGGCGAGCCCCCCGGCATGCGTCCGCGCAGGCGCGAGCAGCACGGCGCTCACCCCGGCCCCGCGCCGGGCGAGCCGGGCACCGGCGTACAGCGCGTCACCTCCGTTGTCCCCGCTCCCCACGAGCAGCACGACCCGCGCCCCGTACACCTTCCCGAGCAACTCGGCACAGGCGGCGGCAAGCCCGGCCGCGGCCCGCTGCATCAGGGCCCCGTCGGGCAGCCTCGCCATGAGTTCCCGCTCGGCGGCCCGTACGGTCTCCACGCTGTAAGCAGTACGCATGCCCCCGAGTCTGCCGCCAACGGCCGCCCGGGGCAGCACCTCACCGCTCAGCGACCTCACCACTCAGCGACGCCACCCCTCGAAGACCTCACCACTCAGCGGCGTCATCCCTCGGCGACGTCACCCCTCGAAGGCCTCACCCTTCGGCGATCACCACGGCGGACGCGATCCCCGCATCATGGCTGAGCGACACATGCCAGCTCTTCACCCCGAGCTGCGCCGCCCGCTCCGCCACCGACCCCTGCACCCGGAGCCGCGGCTGCCCGCTCTCCTCGACGTACACCTCGGCGTCCGTCCACAGCAGCCCGGCAGGCGCGCCGAGCGCCTTCGCGAGGGCCTCCTTCGCCGCGAACCGGGCCGCCAGGGACGCGATCCCCCGCCGCTCCCCGCTCGGCAGCAGCAACTCCTGCGCCACGAAGAGCCGCTTGGCCATCCCCGGCGTCCGCTCCAGCGAGGCCCGGAACCGGTCCACCTCGGCGACGTCGATCCCAACCCCGATGATCACGTACTCACTCCACAACTCACCGCGAACTCACTCACGTACACGAACTCACACTCACCCACGCACACACCCGCGTACACGAACTCACTCCACAGTCACGGACTTCGCCAGATTCCGCGGCTGATCCACTTCATTGCCCCGAGCCGTGGCCAGCTCACAGGCGAACACCTGCAGCGGCACGGTCGCGACCAGCGGCTGCAGCAGGGTCGGCGTCACAGGGATCCGAATCAAGTGATCCGCGTACGGCACCACCGTCTCGTCCCCCTCCTCCGCGATCACGATCGTCCGCGCCCCGCGCGCCCTGATCTCCTGGATATTGGACACGATCTTGTCGTGCAGCACGGACCGCCCGCGCGGCGACGGCACGATCACCACCACCGGCAGATCCGGCTCGATGAGCGCGATCGGCCCATGCTTGAGCTCCCCGGCGGCGAAGCCCTCGGCGTGCATGTACGCCAACTCCTTGAGCTTCAGGGCCCCTTCGAGCGCGACGGGATAGCCCACGTGCCGCCCGAGGAAGAGCACGGTGTTCTTGTCGGCGAGGGAGCGCGCCAACTCCCGTACGGGCTCCATGGTGGCGAGCACCTCCTCCACCTCCCCCGCGATCTCGGACAGCTCGCGGATGACCGCGTGGATCTCGTCGCCCCACTTGGTGCCGCGGACCTGCCCCAGGTACAGCGCGACCAGATAGCAGGCGACGAGCTGCGTCAGGAAGGCCTTCGTCGAGGCGACCGCGACCTCGGGTCCGGCGTGCGTGTACAGCACCGCATCCGATTCCCGGGGAATCGTCGAGCCGTTCGTGTTGCAGATGGCGAGCACCTTGGACCCCTGCTCGCGGGCGTGCCGCAGCGCCATCAGCGTGTCCATGGTCTCGCCGGACTGGGAGATCGCGACGACGAGCGTACGGGGATCCAGGATCGGGTCCCGGTACCGGAATTCACTGGCCAGCTCGACCTCGCACGGCATCCGCGTCCAGTGCTCGATGGCGTACTTGGCGATGAGCCCGGCGTGGAAGGCGGTCCCGCAGGCCACGATCACGACCTTGTCGACCTCGCGCAGCACGGAATCCGGGATCCGCACCTCGTCGAGCGTCAGCGACCCGGCGGCATCGATCCGCCCCAGCAAGGTGTCTGCGACGGCCTTCGGCTGCTCGGCGATCTCCTTCAGCATGAAGTAGTCGTAGCCGCCCTTCTCGGCGGCGGACACGTCCCAGTCCACGTGATACGTGCGTACGTCGGCGGGTGCGCCCGCGAAGTCCGTCACGCGCACCCCGTCCCTGCGCAGCTCGACGACCTGGTCCTGGCCGAGCTCGATGGCGGTGCGGGTATGCGCGATGAACGCGGCGACGTCCGAGGCGAGGAAGGCCTCGCCCTCCCCGACGCCCACCACGAGCGGCGAGTTCCGGCGCGCGCCCACGACGACGTCCGGCGCATCGGCATGCACCGCGACCAGCGTGAACGCCCCGTCGAGCCGCCGGCACACGAGCCGCATGGCCTCGGCGAGGTCGGCGCACCCGGAGAACTCCTCGGCCAGGAGATGGGCGACGACCTCGGTGTCGGTCTCGGAGGTGAACCGGTGTCCGCGTTCCGCCAGCTCGGCGCGCAGGGCGGCGAAGTTCTCGATGATCCCGTTGTGTACGACGGCGACGCGGCCCGCGTTGTCGATGTGGGGGTGCGCGTTGGCGTCCGTGGGCGCCCCGTGCGTGGCCCACCGGGTATGCCCGATGCCGGTCGAGCCGGCGGGCAGCGGCCGGTCCAGGAGGGCCTTCTCCAAGTTGACCAGCTTCCCGGCCTTCTTCGCGGTGGCCAGTCCACCGTCGGCGGGCACCGCGACGCCCGCCGAGTCATAGCCCCGGTACTCGAGCCGCTTCAGACCGGCGAGTACGACATCGAGCGCGGACTGCGAGCCGACGTATCCGACGATTCCACACATGGCCGCAGCCTACGGCTCGGGTCCGCGCCTGCCCTCAACCGCCGTGCGCGATCCGGTCCCTCGCGTCCGATACCAGCCGCAGGTACTCCACTTCCTCGCACCGCGGCTTGCTGCCCATCTCGTACATGTCGAGGCAGTCGTCGAGGTCCTCGGCCACGTCCTCGTCGGGCAGATCGAGCGCCAGCTCACTGCACACGCGCTGCGCGAACTCGGCCGATTCCCGCTCGCCCGCACCGGATCCCCCACCGGATCCCGCACCAGCTCTGCGGCGTCCGAAGACACGACGGCGTACGGACATGGCGGCCCCCTTTGGCCCCGGGGCACGCGGCTCGGCCCGGTGCGGGGACGCTATCCGCGTACCTAGATCAGGTCTAGACCTCACGCGGAACCCACTCCTCGCGCCGGCGCCGAACCCACCCCTCGGGCTGAAACGCACTCCCCCGCGTGACGTACCCCACCCCCCGCCCTGTTCATGAACCCGCAACAATGAAGTGGTGATCTCTTCGCCGCCCCGAAGCACACACCGCCGCGCGGAGTCGACGCCCTACGTCGACCTGACCCGCGACGAGTGGAGCGCCCTGCGCGACAAAACCCCGCTCCCCCTCACCGCCGCCGAGGTGGAGCGCCTGCGCGGTCTCGGGGACGTGATCGACCTGGACGAGGTCCGGGACGTCTATCTGCCGCTGTCGCGCCTGCTCAACCTGTACGTCGGCGCGACGGACGGCCTGCGCGGCGCCCTGAACACCTTCCTCGGCGACGCGGGCAACGGCCACGGCACCCAGCACGGCACGCCCTTCGTCATAGGGGTCGCCGGCTCGGTCGCGGTCGGCAAGTCCACCGTGGCCCGTCTCCTGCAGGCGCTGCTCGCCCGCTGGCCCGAGCACCCGCGCGTCGAGCTGGTCACCACCGACGGGTTCCTGCTCCCCATGAAGGAGCTCAAGGAGCGCGGCCTGATGTCGCGCAAGGGCTTCCCGGAGTCGTACGACCGCCGCGCCCTCACCCGCTTCGTCGCGGACATCAAGGCCGGCAAGGACGAGGTGACGGCGCCCGTCTACTCCCACCTCATCTACGACATCGTCCCCGGCCAGCGCCTCACCGTGCGCCGCCCGGACATCCTGATCGTGGAGGGCCTCAACGTCCTGCAGCCGGCCCTGCCCGGCAAGGACGGCCGGACCAGGGTGGGCCTCGCCGACTACTTCGACTTCAGCGTGTACGTCGACGCCAAGGCCGAGGACATCGAGCAGTGGTACCTCAACCGCTTCAAGAAGCTCCGCAGCGGGGCGTTCCAGAACCCCGACTCGTACTTCCACCGGCACACCGAGGTCTCCGAGGCGGAGGCGCTCGACTACGCCCGCACCATGTGGCGCACCATCAACAAGCCCAACCTCCTGGAGAACGTGGCCCCGACCCGCGGCCGCGCCAGCCTCGTCATCCGCAAGGGCCCCGACCACAAGGTGCAGCGCCTGAGCCTGCGCAAGCTCTGACGGCTACCCTGCGGGCATGCTGCATCTCCGCCTGATCACTCCGTCCGACCGCACCGACGACGTCGTACGGCTGATCGAGAAGACGGTCGGCACCACGCACCTCGCCGTCCTGCCCGGCGCCGCCCGCAATCCGCGCGGCGATGTGATCCTGTGCGACGTGGCGCGCGAGGCGGGCGACGAACTGATCGGCGGCCTACGGGAGTTGGGAATCCCCGACACGGGCTCGATCGCGGTCGAGAACATCGACCTCTCACTCTCCAAGCGCGCCGACAAGGCAGAGGACGAGGCACCGGGCGAGGGCGCGGACGCGGTCCTGTGGGAGCAGCTCTCGGACGCCACGCACGAGGAGTCGACGCTCTCCTTCACCTACGTCGCCTTCATCACGCTGGCCACGATGATCGCGGCGTGCGGTGTGGTGCTCGACAACGCGATCCTGATCGTGGGCGCGATGGCGGTGGGCCCGGAGTTCGGCCCGCTCGCCGGCTTCTGCACGGCGGTGGTGCAGCGCGCCCCGCGCCTCGCCCTGCGCTCCCTGATCGCCCTGCTGGCGGGCTTCGCCATCGCCATGGCGGTCACGGTGGGCTTCAGCTACTTCATGGACGCGGTGGACCTGTTCAGCGAGGACCAGCTCCTCAAGGGCCGGCCGAACACGAGCTTCATCTACGCCCCCGACTGGTTCTCCTTCGTCGTGGCGGTGCTCGCCGGAATCGCCGGCACGCTCTCGCTCACCTCGGCCAAGTCCGGGGCCCTGGTCGGCGTCGCGATCTCGGTGACCACGGTCCCCGCCGCCGCCAACGCCGCGGTCGCCCTGGCCTTCGGCGACCACAAGCAGACCTGGGGCTCGACCGAGCAACTCCTCCTGAACCTGCTCGGCATCATCGTGGCAGGCACCCTCACCCTGTACGCCCAGAAGTACTTCTGGTCCCGCCACCGCAAACGCCGGACGGGCTGACAATTCAGCCCGTCCGGCGTTTGAGGACGATCTTTGACAGTCGCATTCCCACCCACCCCCACCCCAGGAAGCCGGCGGCAGCCTTACGGGAAGGGGCGGGTAGGGGAAAAAATCCCCGGTACTACCCGAGCGCCGACTTCACCACATCAGCCAACCGCCCAGCCACAGACCGCGCCTGGTCGATATCCGCAGCCTCAACCATCACCCGCACCAGCGG
Proteins encoded in this window:
- the alr gene encoding alanine racemase; translated protein: MNVEPPLRVRAEIDLAALRANVRALRARAPRSAFMAVVKADGYGHGMVPCAKAAIQAGATWVGTATPQEALALRAAGIGLDDARVLCWLWTPGGPWRAAIEADVDVTVSGMWALREVVAAAKSAGRRARVQLKIDTGLGRNGGQPADWPELVEHCLKAEAEGLLKVTGIWSHFACADEPGHPSIAPQISVFEQALSYADEAGLAPEVRHLANSPATLTLPDTHYDLVRPGIAMYGVSPSPEIGTPADFGLRPVMTLAASLALVKRVPGGHGVSYGHHYVTPRDTTLGLVPVGYGDGLPRHASGKGPVLVDGKVRTAAGRIAMDQFVVDLDGDEPAAGAEAVLFGPGERGEPTAEDWAQAADTIAYEIVTRIGSRVPRVYVNE
- a CDS encoding L,D-transpeptidase → MISHTIGATGRRALSVLLVLAAALPVTVTGTASANPGPPVPAPPQQLVPGIPLTPYQPWQLDTPDQALPPRVYEPSAVEDAFEPLAPPAALEDGLIEYVPPSEVVRSAAAAVTCSKRTGPYQRQVERYLKLRVDGRQSGPDCRAIRKFQATQRIRPSIGFAGPVTWSRMRYLAATRNPNAAGKCSTRGYRIACVDLARQLMWVQQGKKVVFGPVPVRTGKHETPTRGGWHRVYWRHKNHFSTLFSTPMPYSQFFSGGQAFHAIYGSVYNPPGSPGCVNMRFSDSRRLWSVLRKGDRVYVWGRRP
- a CDS encoding NAD(P)H-hydrate dehydratase encodes the protein MRTAYSVETVRAAERELMARLPDGALMQRAAAGLAAACAELLGKVYGARVVLLVGSGDNGGDALYAGARLARRGAGVSAVLLAPARTHAGGLAALRAAGGAVVDGVQDAASVGVGGAVERVLDRADFVIDGIVGIGGKGGLRPDAAQLACAARESGAPIVAVDLPSGVEADTGEVLGEAVRADATVTFGAYKQGLLIDPAKEYAGAVRLVDIGLSLPEVPELEALQYADVAALLPEPGPASDKYRRGVVGIAAGSARYPGAAVLAVAGALRGGAGAVRYVGPAADAVIARFPEALVSEGLPSKAGRVQAWVVGPGIGEDAGRVRDVLAADVPVLLDADGLRLADPAALRGRSAPTLLTPHAGEAAALLGVSREEVEGARLAAVRRLARELRATVLLKGSTTLVAGPDGGPVRVNPTGTSWLATAGSGDVLAGLAGALLSAGLSSLDAGSVAAYLHGLAGRRAADGAPVSAMGVAEGVSGAWRDVAVR
- a CDS encoding holo-ACP synthase, encoding MIIGVGIDVAEVDRFRASLERTPGMAKRLFVAQELLLPSGERRGIASLAARFAAKEALAKALGAPAGLLWTDAEVYVEESGQPRLRVQGSVAERAAQLGVKSWHVSLSHDAGIASAVVIAEG
- the glmS gene encoding glutamine--fructose-6-phosphate transaminase (isomerizing), whose product is MCGIVGYVGSQSALDVVLAGLKRLEYRGYDSAGVAVPADGGLATAKKAGKLVNLEKALLDRPLPAGSTGIGHTRWATHGAPTDANAHPHIDNAGRVAVVHNGIIENFAALRAELAERGHRFTSETDTEVVAHLLAEEFSGCADLAEAMRLVCRRLDGAFTLVAVHADAPDVVVGARRNSPLVVGVGEGEAFLASDVAAFIAHTRTAIELGQDQVVELRRDGVRVTDFAGAPADVRTYHVDWDVSAAEKGGYDYFMLKEIAEQPKAVADTLLGRIDAAGSLTLDEVRIPDSVLREVDKVVIVACGTAFHAGLIAKYAIEHWTRMPCEVELASEFRYRDPILDPRTLVVAISQSGETMDTLMALRHAREQGSKVLAICNTNGSTIPRESDAVLYTHAGPEVAVASTKAFLTQLVACYLVALYLGQVRGTKWGDEIHAVIRELSEIAGEVEEVLATMEPVRELARSLADKNTVLFLGRHVGYPVALEGALKLKELAYMHAEGFAAGELKHGPIALIEPDLPVVVIVPSPRGRSVLHDKIVSNIQEIRARGARTIVIAEEGDETVVPYADHLIRIPVTPTLLQPLVATVPLQVFACELATARGNEVDQPRNLAKSVTVE
- the coaA gene encoding type I pantothenate kinase, which codes for MISSPPRSTHRRAESTPYVDLTRDEWSALRDKTPLPLTAAEVERLRGLGDVIDLDEVRDVYLPLSRLLNLYVGATDGLRGALNTFLGDAGNGHGTQHGTPFVIGVAGSVAVGKSTVARLLQALLARWPEHPRVELVTTDGFLLPMKELKERGLMSRKGFPESYDRRALTRFVADIKAGKDEVTAPVYSHLIYDIVPGQRLTVRRPDILIVEGLNVLQPALPGKDGRTRVGLADYFDFSVYVDAKAEDIEQWYLNRFKKLRSGAFQNPDSYFHRHTEVSEAEALDYARTMWRTINKPNLLENVAPTRGRASLVIRKGPDHKVQRLSLRKL
- a CDS encoding DUF389 domain-containing protein, giving the protein MLHLRLITPSDRTDDVVRLIEKTVGTTHLAVLPGAARNPRGDVILCDVAREAGDELIGGLRELGIPDTGSIAVENIDLSLSKRADKAEDEAPGEGADAVLWEQLSDATHEESTLSFTYVAFITLATMIAACGVVLDNAILIVGAMAVGPEFGPLAGFCTAVVQRAPRLALRSLIALLAGFAIAMAVTVGFSYFMDAVDLFSEDQLLKGRPNTSFIYAPDWFSFVVAVLAGIAGTLSLTSAKSGALVGVAISVTTVPAAANAAVALAFGDHKQTWGSTEQLLLNLLGIIVAGTLTLYAQKYFWSRHRKRRTG